A stretch of the Acyrthosiphon pisum isolate AL4f chromosome A2, pea_aphid_22Mar2018_4r6ur, whole genome shotgun sequence genome encodes the following:
- the LOC107884817 gene encoding uncharacterized protein LOC107884817 gives MSSTCFIIVTYVFIVVCFSKEPNQILTIIKLGSSAIFICGQFFLYCYLLDSMNLKREYVNFALYACDWSKMDIKFKKLLLLTMRMNDANNFIIRASPSKVVNLQMFANVFI, from the exons ATGTCTTCAACATGTTTCATAATCGTGACATATGTGTTTATagtg gtttGCTTTTCAAAGGAACCAAATCAAATTCTTACCATTATCAAACTCGGGTCATCAGCTATCTTTATTTGTgggcagttttttttatattgttatttacttgACAGTATGAATCTTAAA AGAGAATATGTTAACTTTGCCTTATATGCTTGCGATTGGTCGAAAATggatatcaaatttaaaaagttattattattaacaatgcgGATGAATGAtgctaataattttattataagagcTTCACCAAGCAAAGTCGTCAACTTACAAATGTTTGCAAAcgtatttatttag